From the Theobroma cacao cultivar B97-61/B2 chromosome 2, Criollo_cocoa_genome_V2, whole genome shotgun sequence genome, one window contains:
- the LOC18610033 gene encoding vacuolar iron transporter 1, which translates to MHSLNSLDTPIPARTERAQYLDSTLTFPMAANGYVDPEKLKLLLEDQKESKQTEKHFKSGETVRDIVLGVSDGLTVPFALAAGLSSANVPSSVILVAGIAEVVAGAISMGLGGYLAAKSEAEVFSSELKRKHQAIVDDPELEAATAVEILSKHGIEPHESEPAVKALRRNPQLWLDFMMKFELGLEKPDPLRGLISGLTIATSYVVGGSMPLVPYLIFPVAGEALVASIVLTIIALMIFGLAKGYFTGSNPFKSSIQTAFIGAFASAAAYYLAKLIK; encoded by the exons ATGCATAGTCTCAACTCTCTTGATACCCCAATCCCTGCAAGAACAGAAAGAGCTCAGTATTTAGACTCTACACTAACATTTCCCATGGCTGCTAACGGTTACGTTGATCCTGAGAAGTTGAAATTGCTTTTGGAGGATCAAAAAGAGAGTAAGCAAACAGAGAAACACTTCAAGTCGGGGGAGACTGTTCGAGACATTGTTCTCGGCGTCTCCGATGGCCTTACTGTCCCTTTTGCCCTTGCCGCCGGCTTGTCCAGCGCCAACGTGCCATCCTCTGTTATTCTTGTCGCTGGTATTGCTGAAGTTGTAGCTGGTGCTATTTCCATGGGACTTGGAGG ATATCTTGCAGCAAAAAGCGAAGCAGAAGTCTTCAGCAGTGAACTGAAGCGAAAACATCAAGCCATCGTCGACGATCCTGAGCTCG AGGCTGCTACAGCTGTAGAAATTCTATCAAAGCATGGGATAGAGCCACACGAATCTGAACCTGCGGTGAAAGCTCTAAGAAGGAACCCTCAACTCTGGCTGGATTTCATGATGAa GTTCGAGCTTGGATTGGAAAAACCAGATCCCCTAAGAGGATTAATAAGTGGGTTAACAATTGCGACATCCTACGTGGTGGGAGGATCGATGCCATTAGTGCCATACTTGATCTTTCCAGTTGCTGGAGAAGCTTTGGTAGCTTCCATTGTTTTGACGATAATTGCATTAATGATTTTCGGCTTAGCCAAAGGCTACTTTACAGGCAGCAATCCTTTCAAGAGTTCTATTCAAACTGCCTTCATTGGAGCTTTTGCTTCTGCAGCTGCTTATTACTTGGCTAAGcttatcaaataa